A window of the Equus przewalskii isolate Varuska chromosome 10, EquPr2, whole genome shotgun sequence genome harbors these coding sequences:
- the LOC139073887 gene encoding keratin-associated protein 9-6-like: protein MTHSCCSPCCQPTCCRTTCCQPTRSGSSCCESSCCQPCCPQTRCQVTCCRTTCYQPACVTSCRPSCGSAPCCQPTCSEPSCCGQTCSESSCCQPCCPQTCCQTTCSRTTCYQPTCVTSCRLSCCPAPCCQPTCSESSCCGQTCSQSSCCQPSCPPACCQTTCCQPACSGPVYCQRTCYHPTCVCLPCCQAQSCGSSCCQPCCGPACCESSCCRPSCC, encoded by the coding sequence ATGACCCACTCCTGCTGCTCCCCTTGCTGTCAGCCTACCTGCTGCAGGACCACCTGCTGCCAGCCCACCCGCAGTGGGTCCAGCTGTTGTGAgtccagctgctgccagccttGCTGCCCCCAAACTCGCTGTCAAGTCACCTGCTGCAGGACCACCTGCTACCAACCAGCTTGTGTGACCAGCTGCCGCCCTTCCTGCGGCAGCGCTCCCTGCTGCCAGCCCACCTGCTCTGAGCCCAGCTGCTGTGGACAAACCTGCAGTGAGtccagctgctgccagccctgCTGTCCCCAGACTTGCTGTCAAACCACCTGCTCTAGGACCACCTGCTACCAACCAACCTGTGTGACCAGCTGCCGCCTTTCCTGCTGCCCCGCTCCCTGCTGCCAGCCCACCTGCTCTGAGTCCAGCTGCTGTGGACAAACCTGCAGTCAgtccagctgctgccagcctAGCTGCCCCCCAGCTTGCTGTCAGACCACCTGCTGCCAGCCAGCTTGCTCTGGACCCGTGTACTGCCAGAGAACCTGCTACCACCCCACCTGCGTCTGCCTGCCTTGTTGCCAAGCCCAGAGCTGCGGATCCAGCTGTTGCCAGCCTTGCTGCGGCCCAGCCTGCTGTGAGTCCAGCTGCTGCCGGCCTTCCTGCTGCTGA